TCATATATAACGTGGTTTTTAAAGTCTAAAAATATAGTTAATTTTGTTTATATTTTAAATATTTGTTGTTCGGAAAAATTATATAGTTTTTATAACAAGAATAATAGTATATTTTGTATTCTTTATAACAATTATAATACTTTTAATTAAGCAACGATATTTTGTAACGAAATATTACTCAGCATGAAGTTTTGTTGCGTTGTCGGATTACAGCTTCCTATATGGTTGCAACAATTATATGTTTTAAGTTTTAAGACTGTGTTGAGCTAGTTTTATTTATGGCGTTGGTCAATTAAGGTATGATTTCTTGTTGAGGAAGGGAACAGGGAACGGGGAATAGGGAACAGTTATAATATTTAGAAGTCTTAGTTTTTTGTGTAATTCAATAATGTTTCATACTTAAAATCAGCAATGGCTAAACTATTACTTGCAACCAATAACCTAAAACTTCTTTAACTCTTAATTACTAACTCCCAATACTTTCATGGTGGGCGAAAGGTGATTATTCTGAGAATAATAGTGCTTAGGGTGATGATAACCTTGGGCAGATGGAGGATTATTATCTTGTTGCAATAACTCAAGATTAAAACGATAACCCACATTACGCACCGTTTGAATTAAATTAGGCTGTCGAGGATCAACTTCTATTTTCTTACGTAATGATAATACATGGGTGTCAATGGTGCGCTGATTTTCAATTTCTTCTGGCCATGCCCTTCTTAGTAATTCTGTTCTACTTAGGGCGATTCCTTGGGCTTGGGTTAACACATAGAGTAAGCTAAATTCTTGGGGGGTTAAGTCGATAAATTCCCCTCTAAATTCTACCCTCCTTTGTACTAAATCTATTTTTAAGTCTCCAAAATCAAGGATGAGGGGGGCGTTATTAACTCGAAAACGACGTAGTAAAGATTCCACTCTGGCTAAAAATTCTTGCATTCCGAAGGGTTTTTTGATGTAATCATCTGCCCCTGCTTTTAAGCCGTTAACAACATCTTTTTCGCCTATTTTTGCGGATAAGATTAAAATTAGGGTTTGACTAGATTGGGATAACCAGCGACAAAATTCTACTCCGTCTCCATCGGGTAAATCTGAATCGATAATCATTAGGGTAGATGGATTTTGAGAAAGGTTTTTCCTTGCTTGTTGAATAGTGCTATATTGATGGGTAATGTAACCTGCTTGTT
Above is a genomic segment from Cyanobacterium stanieri LEGE 03274 containing:
- a CDS encoding winged helix-turn-helix domain-containing protein, with product MIYISIVEGNPHLRSLLGWHLQQAGYITHQYSTIQQARKNLSQNPSTLMIIDSDLPDGDGVEFCRWLSQSSQTLILILSAKIGEKDVVNGLKAGADDYIKKPFGMQEFLARVESLLRRFRVNNAPLILDFGDLKIDLVQRRVEFRGEFIDLTPQEFSLLYVLTQAQGIALSRTELLRRAWPEEIENQRTIDTHVLSLRKKIEVDPRQPNLIQTVRNVGYRFNLELLQQDNNPPSAQGYHHPKHYYSQNNHLSPTMKVLGVSN